One part of the Cystobacter ferrugineus genome encodes these proteins:
- a CDS encoding tetratricopeptide repeat protein: MSERNELPRSPTWSTTGASAIPIAQAPSRPAFSETLASHLGALPPAASSPEQEARERIASLEREARALGTEPQAALLFHEMGRLWEEPLKNPRNAAMAYNQAYRIAPRFLSNIRAARRLFADVGNWQMAVQLLEAELNATDVPSERAALFFEKGSLLEERLGRAEEASAAFAQCLELEPQDPALLTQLEALYSARNDHSALVEVYRLLAGALETPALRAHYLTAAGLVLDERLKRTAEAAVCFREAFRLDSSDLLLLNALKRVAVREGRAEELLEVLTAEAEVLGPQGASAWLQLCKMYERLGRKEEALAALLDARRVSPNESLILSALANIYETRQRFEELADVLLAWVGCIGDESELVAINLRLAALYEEDLKRDADAIARYQAILARIPGHAAALAGLGKLYFRTRNWEGLVAVFDAEAAAAQEPREKAARMYKAAEVMEERLNRQEEAIQRYTACLQVQPGYFPAQKALIGLYERQGRFAELVAMYEQDLLQTQDREQIIDTLNKVAIIHEERLNDLEHAIECMRRILDLASDHLPSVRNLSRLLERAGNFPELLRNQELEASLVGDTKQVLALYHRNAEILDEHLKDRPGAIAAYERVLTLMPSYLPALKALGRLYSQEGKWEQLIRMYRTEAEFSTNPDAAAALIHKIGELYEHRLKDESQAVASYQEVLTLAPSHFPALRALARLYKAKGAWESLIEVLRSEAANRTDPMERANALYHAATIWEDQLKRPDMAIEVFQEVMRLAPGHTATLRALERLFLADEDVKELVALLDRETQMGQTAGAKVSAYMKLARLYLDHFQEPARAAQCCEAVLALEPGHLSALKTLERIRAGDRARRGELRLRLSELVKDARLGLALRVNAAADLDKGLDLEALRQAVAANPRDVRLTFSLERALRQAGDAAGLSELYLRRLQVVTDEMERVQLMLRCADLDEGKLNNSLRAEQAYRAVLQLQPQCLPALQGLRRVLARRGDAASARVLLESEANASRDPRGAIESFISAARLAAGALQDAEGAISLYRKALERDPLDATATAGLEELLAARGGAGDLALMQERRAEARLAQGDTDAAADALLHAAKTYLTGVGDRARAVTLLERTLSLRPLTPEALELRAHLLLEERRYGEAAATLTQRVELGGDPALVARMHLTLGALYQDHLAEPSHAAVHLHAAREALPHNVEVLERLSTLFLQVRNWTGAMECLQRLLELELPVADRARHTVTLAQVHEQGLGDLAAASTLYRQALELSPGDMALVDRLATLYERAGKLPELSQMLETQSAQAQGAGDTKRAVTLRLKVADLSAGPLSEPARAVTLYRQIVEAEPGNISARAALANLYMRDAASAQLAIEEHRQLLRLEPTRVESLHALFRLWEGLKQNDKAFCAASVLHFLRAANEAEAIFFTEMRNRLPLETQERLSVADLDTALTHPSARGPLLEVLRAVGDQLGKLHPPQFELLGVNRKDDKLKPEHAVFKAVRAVAQVFGVEEFEVYQSRRGLLALETGEPLAVCVGQDVVRRFNAREQKFLIGRTVMGLFNKTAVLSKLSRGETQDLFGNSVRIFAPQFTALGRNNEELVKQYRRAYSRKALKALEPAALELGPQSKVELVPMLEGLAMSADRAGALLCGDVSVGLSLVLKEDPNFATARLDHTEPLLQALRERADLQQLLSYVLSDDFLRLRQRLGLSLP; encoded by the coding sequence ATGAGCGAGCGCAACGAACTGCCGAGGTCGCCCACCTGGAGCACCACGGGTGCATCCGCGATCCCCATCGCGCAGGCCCCCTCCCGCCCGGCCTTCTCCGAGACCCTCGCGTCCCACCTGGGGGCGCTGCCGCCCGCCGCCTCCAGCCCCGAGCAGGAGGCCCGGGAGCGCATCGCCAGCCTGGAGCGCGAGGCGCGGGCGCTCGGCACCGAGCCCCAGGCCGCCCTGCTCTTCCATGAGATGGGCCGGCTCTGGGAGGAGCCGCTCAAGAATCCCCGCAACGCGGCCATGGCCTACAACCAGGCCTACCGGATCGCCCCGCGCTTCCTCTCCAACATCCGCGCCGCGCGCCGCCTCTTCGCCGATGTGGGCAACTGGCAGATGGCCGTGCAGCTACTCGAGGCGGAGCTGAACGCCACCGACGTGCCCTCCGAGCGCGCCGCCCTCTTCTTCGAGAAGGGCAGCCTGCTCGAGGAGCGGCTGGGGCGCGCGGAGGAGGCCAGCGCCGCCTTCGCCCAGTGTCTGGAGCTCGAGCCGCAGGATCCGGCGCTGCTCACCCAGCTCGAGGCGCTCTACTCCGCGCGCAATGACCATTCCGCGCTCGTGGAGGTGTACCGGCTGCTGGCCGGCGCGCTGGAGACGCCCGCGCTGCGTGCCCACTACCTCACCGCCGCGGGCCTGGTGCTCGACGAGCGCCTCAAGCGCACCGCGGAGGCCGCCGTGTGCTTCCGCGAGGCCTTCCGGCTGGACAGCTCGGATCTCCTGCTGCTCAACGCCCTCAAGCGCGTGGCCGTGCGCGAGGGCCGCGCCGAGGAGCTGCTCGAGGTGCTCACCGCCGAGGCCGAGGTGCTCGGCCCCCAGGGCGCATCCGCCTGGCTGCAGCTATGCAAGATGTACGAGCGGCTCGGGCGCAAGGAGGAGGCACTCGCGGCGCTGCTCGACGCGCGGCGCGTGAGCCCCAACGAGTCGCTCATCCTCTCGGCGCTCGCCAACATCTACGAGACGCGCCAGCGCTTCGAGGAGCTGGCGGACGTGCTGCTCGCGTGGGTGGGCTGCATCGGCGACGAGAGCGAGCTGGTGGCCATCAACCTGCGTCTGGCGGCACTGTACGAGGAGGACCTCAAGCGCGACGCGGACGCCATCGCCCGCTACCAGGCCATCCTCGCGCGCATCCCCGGCCATGCCGCGGCGCTCGCGGGCCTGGGCAAGCTCTACTTCCGCACCCGCAACTGGGAGGGGCTCGTCGCCGTCTTCGACGCCGAGGCCGCCGCCGCCCAGGAGCCCCGAGAGAAGGCCGCGCGCATGTACAAGGCGGCCGAGGTGATGGAGGAGCGACTCAACCGGCAGGAGGAGGCCATCCAGCGCTACACCGCCTGCCTCCAGGTCCAGCCGGGCTACTTCCCCGCCCAGAAGGCCCTCATCGGCCTCTACGAGCGCCAGGGCCGCTTCGCCGAACTCGTGGCCATGTACGAGCAGGATCTGCTCCAGACGCAGGACCGCGAGCAGATCATCGACACGCTCAACAAGGTGGCGATCATCCACGAGGAGCGGCTCAACGACCTGGAGCACGCCATCGAGTGCATGCGGCGCATCCTCGACCTGGCGTCGGATCACCTGCCCAGCGTGCGCAACCTGTCGCGGCTGCTGGAGCGGGCCGGGAACTTCCCGGAGCTGTTGCGCAACCAGGAGCTGGAGGCGTCGCTGGTGGGAGACACCAAGCAGGTGCTCGCGCTCTACCACCGCAACGCGGAGATCCTCGACGAGCACCTGAAGGATCGCCCGGGCGCCATCGCCGCCTATGAGCGCGTGCTCACGCTGATGCCCTCGTACCTGCCGGCGCTCAAGGCGCTCGGGCGGCTGTACTCGCAGGAGGGCAAGTGGGAGCAGCTCATCCGCATGTACCGCACCGAGGCGGAGTTCTCCACCAACCCGGACGCGGCCGCGGCGCTCATCCACAAGATTGGCGAGTTGTACGAGCACCGCCTCAAGGACGAGAGCCAGGCCGTCGCCTCCTACCAGGAGGTGCTCACGCTGGCGCCCAGCCACTTCCCGGCGCTGCGCGCGCTCGCGCGGCTCTACAAGGCCAAGGGCGCGTGGGAGAGCCTCATCGAGGTGTTGCGCTCGGAGGCGGCCAACCGCACGGATCCCATGGAGCGCGCCAACGCGCTCTACCACGCGGCCACCATCTGGGAGGATCAGCTCAAGCGGCCGGACATGGCCATCGAGGTGTTCCAGGAAGTGATGCGCCTGGCTCCGGGCCACACCGCCACCCTGCGCGCCCTGGAGCGGCTGTTCCTCGCGGACGAGGACGTGAAGGAGCTCGTGGCGCTCCTGGATCGCGAGACGCAGATGGGCCAGACGGCGGGCGCCAAGGTGTCCGCGTACATGAAGCTCGCGCGGCTCTACCTGGATCACTTCCAGGAGCCGGCGCGCGCGGCCCAGTGCTGCGAGGCGGTGCTCGCGCTGGAGCCCGGCCACCTGTCGGCCCTCAAGACGCTCGAGCGCATCCGCGCGGGAGACCGGGCGCGCCGCGGCGAGCTGCGCCTGCGGCTGTCCGAGCTGGTGAAGGACGCGCGGCTGGGGCTCGCGCTGAGGGTGAACGCCGCGGCGGACCTGGACAAGGGGTTGGACCTCGAGGCGCTGAGGCAGGCGGTGGCGGCCAACCCTCGCGACGTGCGGCTCACCTTCAGTCTGGAGCGCGCCCTGCGCCAGGCGGGTGACGCGGCCGGCCTGTCCGAGCTGTACCTGCGCCGGCTCCAGGTGGTGACGGACGAGATGGAGCGCGTGCAGTTGATGCTGCGCTGCGCGGACCTGGACGAGGGCAAGCTGAACAACTCGCTGCGCGCCGAGCAGGCCTACCGCGCGGTGTTGCAATTGCAGCCGCAATGCCTGCCCGCGCTGCAGGGACTGAGGCGCGTGCTGGCCCGCCGGGGCGATGCGGCCTCCGCCCGGGTGTTGTTGGAGAGCGAGGCGAACGCCAGCCGCGATCCCCGCGGCGCCATCGAGTCCTTCATCTCCGCGGCCCGCCTCGCCGCGGGGGCCCTCCAGGACGCGGAGGGAGCCATCTCCCTGTACCGCAAGGCGCTGGAGCGCGATCCCCTGGACGCGACGGCGACCGCGGGTCTGGAGGAACTGCTGGCGGCGCGGGGCGGCGCGGGAGATCTGGCGCTGATGCAGGAGCGGCGCGCCGAGGCACGGCTGGCCCAGGGTGACACGGACGCGGCCGCCGACGCCCTGCTCCACGCGGCGAAGACGTACCTGACGGGCGTGGGAGACCGGGCACGTGCCGTGACGCTGCTCGAGCGCACCCTGTCCCTGCGGCCCCTGACCCCGGAGGCCCTGGAGCTGCGCGCGCACCTGCTGCTGGAGGAGCGGCGCTACGGCGAGGCCGCCGCCACGCTCACCCAGCGCGTCGAGCTCGGAGGCGATCCCGCGCTCGTGGCGAGGATGCACCTCACGCTGGGCGCGCTGTACCAGGATCACCTGGCCGAGCCGAGCCATGCCGCCGTGCACCTGCACGCCGCGCGCGAGGCCCTGCCGCACAACGTCGAGGTGCTCGAGCGCCTGTCGACGCTCTTCCTCCAGGTGCGCAACTGGACGGGGGCGATGGAGTGCCTGCAGCGGCTGTTGGAGCTGGAGCTGCCGGTGGCCGACCGCGCCCGCCACACGGTGACGCTCGCGCAGGTGCATGAGCAGGGGCTGGGGGATCTCGCCGCGGCCTCCACGCTCTACCGCCAGGCGCTGGAGCTGAGCCCGGGGGACATGGCGCTCGTGGACCGGCTGGCGACGCTGTACGAGCGCGCCGGCAAGCTGCCGGAGCTGTCGCAGATGCTGGAGACCCAGTCCGCGCAGGCGCAGGGCGCCGGGGACACCAAACGCGCCGTCACCCTGCGGCTGAAGGTGGCCGACCTGAGCGCGGGACCCCTGAGCGAGCCCGCGCGCGCGGTGACGCTCTACCGGCAGATCGTGGAAGCCGAGCCGGGCAACATCTCGGCGCGCGCGGCCCTCGCCAACCTGTACATGCGCGACGCGGCCTCGGCGCAGCTCGCCATCGAGGAGCACCGGCAACTCTTGCGCCTGGAGCCCACGCGCGTGGAGAGCCTGCACGCGCTCTTCCGGCTGTGGGAGGGCCTCAAGCAGAACGACAAGGCCTTCTGCGCCGCGTCGGTGCTGCACTTCCTGCGGGCGGCGAACGAGGCGGAGGCGATCTTCTTCACGGAGATGCGCAACCGCCTGCCCCTGGAGACGCAGGAGCGGCTGAGCGTGGCGGATCTGGACACGGCGCTCACCCACCCGTCCGCGCGCGGGCCCCTGCTCGAGGTGCTCCGGGCCGTGGGAGATCAGCTCGGCAAGCTGCACCCGCCGCAGTTCGAGCTGCTCGGCGTCAACCGCAAGGATGACAAGCTCAAGCCGGAGCACGCCGTGTTCAAGGCCGTGCGCGCCGTGGCGCAGGTGTTCGGCGTGGAGGAGTTCGAGGTGTACCAGTCGCGCCGCGGACTGCTCGCCCTGGAGACGGGAGAGCCGCTCGCGGTGTGCGTGGGCCAGGACGTGGTGCGCCGCTTCAACGCCCGCGAGCAGAAGTTCCTCATCGGCCGCACGGTGATGGGCCTCTTCAACAAGACGGCGGTGCTCTCCAAGCTGTCGCGCGGCGAGACCCAGGATCTCTTCGGCAACTCGGTGCGCATCTTCGCCCCGCAGTTCACGGCGCTGGGGCGCAACAACGAGGAGTTGGTGAAGCAGTACCGCCGCGCCTACTCGCGCAAGGCGCTCAAGGCGCTGGAGCCGGCCGCCCTGGAGCTGGGTCCCCAGTCCAAGGTGGAGCTGGTGCCCATGCTCGAGGGCCTCGCCATGTCAGCGGACCGGGCGGGCGCGCTCTTGTGCGGAGATGTGTCGGTGGGCCTCTCGCTCGTGCTCAAGGAGGATCCGAACTTCGCCACCGCGCGCCTGGACCACACCGAGCCGCTGCTCCAGGCCCTGCGCGAGCGCGCCGACCTGCAACAACTGCTCTCCTACGTGCTCAGCGACGACTTCCTGCGCCTGCGCCAGCGGCTCGGCCTGTCCCTGCCGTGA